One window of Klebsiella quasivariicola genomic DNA carries:
- a CDS encoding DMT family transporter — MISGVLYALLAGLMWGLIFVGPLLVPEYPAMLQSMGRYLALGLIALPLAWLGRGRLRQLSRQDWWTALGLTMMGNLIYYACLASAIQRTGAPVSTMIIGTLPVVLPVFANLLYSQRDGKLPWRRLFPALVCIALGLICVNVAELRQGLPDFSLWRYGSGIALALGSVACWAWYALRNARWLRENPHQPPMMWATAQALVTLPVSLAGYLAACVWLHGQQAGFPLPFGPRPAVFITLMLAIAVLCSWVGALCWNIASQRLPTVILGPLIVFETLAGLLYTFLLRQSLPPLLTLSGILLLVLGVVSAVRARPEKPTLQPLTNEKK; from the coding sequence ATGATTAGTGGTGTGCTGTACGCCCTGCTGGCGGGGCTGATGTGGGGGTTAATTTTTGTCGGGCCTTTGCTGGTACCAGAGTATCCGGCGATGCTGCAGTCGATGGGACGCTATCTGGCGCTGGGCCTGATCGCCCTGCCGCTGGCGTGGCTCGGGCGCGGGCGCCTGCGCCAGCTGAGCCGGCAGGACTGGTGGACCGCGCTGGGCCTGACAATGATGGGGAATCTTATCTATTACGCCTGCCTGGCCAGCGCCATTCAGCGCACCGGCGCGCCGGTCTCCACCATGATTATCGGCACGTTGCCGGTGGTATTGCCGGTCTTCGCCAATCTGCTCTACAGCCAGCGCGACGGGAAGCTGCCGTGGCGGCGCCTGTTTCCGGCGCTGGTCTGCATTGCCCTCGGCCTGATCTGCGTGAATGTCGCGGAACTGCGCCAGGGGCTGCCTGACTTTAGCCTGTGGCGCTACGGCTCCGGCATCGCACTGGCGTTGGGATCGGTGGCCTGCTGGGCCTGGTATGCCCTGCGCAACGCCCGCTGGTTGCGGGAAAATCCGCATCAGCCGCCGATGATGTGGGCTACCGCCCAGGCGCTGGTGACGCTTCCGGTTTCGCTGGCCGGTTACCTCGCCGCCTGCGTCTGGCTGCACGGTCAGCAGGCCGGGTTCCCCCTGCCCTTCGGCCCGCGCCCGGCGGTGTTTATTACGCTGATGCTGGCTATCGCAGTGCTCTGCTCATGGGTCGGCGCGCTGTGCTGGAATATCGCCAGCCAGCGGCTGCCGACGGTGATCCTCGGGCCGCTGATCGTCTTCGAAACCCTGGCCGGGCTGCTGTATACCTTCCTGCTGCGGCAAAGTTTACCGCCGTTACTGACCCTGAGCGGGATCCTGCTGCTGGTGCTCGGCGTAGTCTCCGCCGTACGCGCCAGACCGGAAAAACCGACGTTGCAACCGCTGACGAACGAAAAAAAGTAG